A single Schistocerca piceifrons isolate TAMUIC-IGC-003096 chromosome 6, iqSchPice1.1, whole genome shotgun sequence DNA region contains:
- the LOC124803228 gene encoding ornithine decarboxylase 1-like: protein MQLGKLDERIHVMDASSNVWSVIKDIAESGVQEEAFYVCDIGDIISKHKEWKIKMPRVQPYYAVKCNDSLTVIEVLAALGTCFDCASKAEIDRVVSVGVDPSHIIFANPAKPSSHIRHAAAVGVDLMTFDSDCELHKVKTIFPTAKLVLRIRYDAAVAQCQLGNKFGCDPDSDAPRLMKLAQSLDLDIVGISFHVGSGCDDPPVFYKAISAARRLFDLGSALGFSMSLLDLGGGYPGNKGAHLDKIAEVVNSALGEFFPEPDVHVIAEPGRYYVASAYTLATNVHSKRDLINPKDGSITSVMYYVNDGVYGSFNCILYDHMKVTPVPLKAAGLEMRPCSVWGPTCDGLDQIVESTLLPEMDIGDWLIFENMGAYTLPVASPFNGFPVPKVHTVIDVQGWLLLRDRLPMTENHFVIGNTPANLHLGLSIDGQGNIDEWDEVHMPVSSSDDEIMDDHMSQSTVGSSIVYPFLQMGQVN, encoded by the exons ATGCAGCTAGGTAAACTTGATGAACGTATTCATGTCATGGATGCCAGTTCAAACGTCTGGAGCGTCATAAAGGACATTGCAGAGTCAGGA gTTCAAGAGGAAGCATTCTACGTCTGTGACATTGGTGACATAATAAGCAAACACaaggaatggaaaataaaaatgccaAGAGTCCAGCCATACTATG CGGTGAAATGCAACGATAGCCTCACTGTGATTGAAGTACTGGCTGCACTTGGAACTTGCTTTGATTGTGCTTCAAAG GCTGAAATTGACAGAGTTGTTTCTGTTGGTGTCGACCCAAGCCATATTATTTTTGCAAATCCTGCAAAACCATCATCGCACATTCGCCATGCAGCGGCTGTAGGTGTTGATCTGATGACTTTTGACAGTGACTGTGAGCTCCACAAAGTCAAGACCATATTTCCTACTGCCAA GCTGGTGCTACGTATCCGGTATGATGCTGCCGTGGCTCAGTGCCAGCTTGGGAACAAGTTTGGATGTGACCCAGACTCCGATGCACCACGCCTTATGAAACTGGCTCAGTCATTGGACCTAGACATTGTGGGCATCAGTTTCCACGTCGGCTCTGGCTGTGACGATCCACCAGTATTCTACAAAGCCATTTCTGCCGCTCGAAGACTTTTTGATCTGGGGTCAGCTCTAGGGTTCTCCATGAGTTTGCTTGATCTTGGTGGTGGCTATCCTGGCAACAAAGGTGCCCATTTAGATAAG ATTGCAGAGGTGGTGAACAGTGCCCTCGGCGAGTTCTTTCCTGAACCAGATGTTCACGTAATTGCGGAACCAGGACGGTATTATGTTGCCTCAGCATACACTCTTGCTACAAATGTTCACTCCAAGAGAGATCTTATCAACCCAAAGGATGGGTCCATCACATCAGTCATGTACTATGTAAATGATGGAGTGTACGGCAGTTTTAATTGCATTCTCTATGATCACATGAAAGTGACACCAGTGCCTCTCAAA GCAGCTGGACTTGAAATGCGTCCGTGTTCTGTCTGGGGACCAACTTGTGATGGCCTGGATCAAATAGTTGAATCTACTTTGCTGCCGGAGATGGATATAGGAGACTGGTTGATTTTTGAGAATATGGGTGCTTACACACTGCCTGTGGCGTCTCCATTCAATGGCTTCCCTGTTCCCAAAGTGCATACTGTGATTGACGTCCAAGGCTG GCTGCTACTCAGAGACCGACTACCGATGACGGAGAATCATTTTGTTATTGGAAACACGCCAGCAAATCTACACCTGGGTCTATCCATAGATGGTCAAGGCAACATTGATGAGTGGGATGAAGTTCACATGCCTGTTTCATCTTCTGATGATGAGATTATGGATGATCACATGTCACAGTCAACTGTGGGCTCAAGCATCGTATATCCATTCCTTCAGATGGGACAAGTCAATTAG